The DNA segment GAAATCTACCAGACGCTGGCCGACCTCCGCGAGCGTGGCGTCGATATCGTCACGCTCGGCCAGTACCTCCAGCCATCGTTGAGCCACCTCGACGTGAAACGCTACGACCACCCCGACAAGTACGACACCTGGCGTCGCGTGGCCGAAGAGGAACTCGAGTTCCTGTACTGTGCGAGCGGTCCGATGGTTCGTTCTTCCTACAAAGCCGGCGAACTGTTCGTCGACGCACTCCTTCGGGAGGGTAAGAGCCCGGAGGAAGCCCGGACAGCGGCTCGAGCCGGGTAGCCTTCCGTCACTCGAGGCGATTGGATACCTGGTCGGAATCGATACGGTCCGTGCCGAACCGCATTACTTTGCTTTTCATAGCATATGCTATAGAAATGGGACCTATTTGACAGGGGCCGTTGAAGCGAAAGCAGCCGGTCCGGGGTTCGCTCGAGCGGTGTCGTCACGTTTCCCGTTACTCGAGTGGTGTCGTCACGTTTCCCGTTACTCGAGTGGTGTCGTCACGTTTCCCGTTACTCGAGTGGTGTCGTCCGGTCTAGCGTCACTGTCGCGACCGTACCCTGCGGACGGTTCTCCTCGAGGGTGAGATCACCGCCGATTTCGTCGAGGACGGTGGTAACCAGGTAGAGGCCGACGCCCATCCCGATTCGGTCCTCGGGCGAGCGCTCGGGATCGGCGAGCGTGTCTCGCTGGGAGGCAGAGAGGCCAACACCTTCGTCGGCGATGGTCACGGAGACGGTTTCGGGGCGTTCTTCGAGGCCCACGGCAATCCGCGGGGGGTCCCGGTCGGTGTGGGTTGCGGCGTTCGTGAGCAGATGGCGGAACACGGAGTCGAGCATCTGGGTTCCCGAGACGAGGACTGCCTCGTCGGTGTCGACGCCGTCGCGAGACAGCTCGAGTTGGCCGTCGAACTCGGTTTCGACTCGATCGAGTTCGCGCTCGAGAACTGACGTGACGTCACAGGGGGAACTGGCGACGCCGTCCTCGCCATCGATGGCGTCCATGAGCTCCCCCGCAGTGTCGGTCAACTCGAGCCCGTGGTGAGCTGCCTGGAGGATGGCGTCGACGATTGGCTCCTCGTCATCCCCGACGCGTCCTTTGAGCTGGTCGCCCCAGCCGACGATCATGTTGACGTCGGTTCGGATGTCGGTTCTGATGAGGCGGTTGAGCAGCGCGAGCCGATCGTTTCGGTCTCGGAGCTGTCGGTAGGTTTCCGCCCGCTCGATGGCGTAGCGAACCGCACGGTGGATCAACTCGCCCGTAATCGATCCTTTGACCAGATAGTCCTGTGCACCCCGCCGAATCGCTTCGACGCCGACGTTGCCATCGTTCTGTCCGGTGAGAACGACGACCGGCGTGGCAGGCGCGACCTCGACCATCGCGTCGACGGTCTCGAGGCCGGTGCTGTCGGGGAGCATTAGATCGAGCAAAATAACGTCCACGTCGCCCGTGCGACTTTCCTCGAGAGCCGCGGTCAGCCGGTCGACGTGGACGACGTCCTCGATATCGAGCAGTGGCTCGGTATCTTCCAATCCGACGTCTGCCTGGTACTCGTGGAGCAACCGCCTGACGTATCTGGCGTCGTCCGGGTTGTCTTCGACGAGCAAAAGCGACACACCGGCCGGGGTATCCATATCGGTATATTTTGGTAACTCACACTATGTGTTTCGGTTTCTTTCACTCGCGACGAGGTGACTGTTTCCGTCGCCTGAAAACGGCATTCATACGGTCTGCTGTAACTGTTTACCGGTGATTGCCGACCCGGTATGGGAAATCACCGGGAAGAGACGACAGTAAACCGTATCAGAGGAGAGGGACGAACTGGACCGTCCCACCGAATTCCGCTCGAGTTATAGCGATTTGTGGAAGCCTTGAGCCACTCGAATTGAGACGGTACCGCCCGAACCCCTCGATAGTTCCACTCCCAGTCGGCGACTGGACCGAACAGCTATAGGAGCGTCTTCCCAACGGGTGGTATGGCCCACGATGGTGTCGATCTTTCCACGTCGACACGGACGGCGCTCGATGCGCTGGCAGTTCTTTCGAACAAGTGGCATCCGGTGGTCCTCGCCGTCTTACACGACCGGGGACCGATGGGTTTTAACGAGCTGTTGAACTCGATTCCCGACATCTCCGGAAAGGTGTTGACCGACACGCTGGGGAAGCTACAGGACGCCGGCCTCGTCGAGCGAACCGTATTGAACGAGTCGCCGCTTCGTGTACGATACGAACTGACGAC comes from the Natronosalvus amylolyticus genome and includes:
- a CDS encoding hybrid sensor histidine kinase/response regulator codes for the protein MDTPAGVSLLLVEDNPDDARYVRRLLHEYQADVGLEDTEPLLDIEDVVHVDRLTAALEESRTGDVDVILLDLMLPDSTGLETVDAMVEVAPATPVVVLTGQNDGNVGVEAIRRGAQDYLVKGSITGELIHRAVRYAIERAETYRQLRDRNDRLALLNRLIRTDIRTDVNMIVGWGDQLKGRVGDDEEPIVDAILQAAHHGLELTDTAGELMDAIDGEDGVASSPCDVTSVLERELDRVETEFDGQLELSRDGVDTDEAVLVSGTQMLDSVFRHLLTNAATHTDRDPPRIAVGLEERPETVSVTIADEGVGLSASQRDTLADPERSPEDRIGMGVGLYLVTTVLDEIGGDLTLEENRPQGTVATVTLDRTTPLE